The following coding sequences are from one Rhineura floridana isolate rRhiFlo1 chromosome 2, rRhiFlo1.hap2, whole genome shotgun sequence window:
- the LOC133376611 gene encoding ropporin-1 has product MPQTDKQVCIPPELPDLLKQFTKAAIRTQPPDLIQWASEYFSAMARGELPPVRERSDRVPLSNWAELTPELLKVLHQRVGGRLIVHVDELAQMWKVLNLPTDLFDSVMNVGRFTEEIEWLKFLALACSSLGVTIAKTLKIICEVLSNENDSGPARIPFSTFQFLYTYIAEVDGEISASHVSRMLNYIEQEIIGPDGLIKVNDFTQNPRVRLE; this is encoded by the exons ATGCCACAGACAGACAAACAAGTATGCATCCCTCCAGAGCTTCCAGATTTGttgaagcagtttacaaaagctgCCATTCGGACGCAGCCCCCAGATCTGATACAATGGGCTTCAGA ATATTTTAGTGCTATGGCCCGTGGAGAGCTTCCTCCTGTAAGAGAGCGATCAGATAGAGTCCCTTTATCAAACTGGGCAGAGCTTACTCCAGAGCTCTTGAAGGTCTTACACCAGAGA GTGGGTGGGAGGCTGATAGTCCACGTAGATGAACTAGCCCAGATGTGGAAGGTGCTCAATCTCCCTACGGATTTGTTTGACAGTGTTATGAATGTTGGGCGCTTTACTGAAGAAATTGAATGGCTCAAGTTTTTAGCTCTGGCCTGTAGCTCTCTTGGAGtt ACTATTGCAAAAACTCTGAAGATAATATGTGAGGTTTTATCCAATGAGAATGACAGTGGACCAGCTCGTATCCCTTTCAGCACTTTCCAGTTTCTGTACACTTATATTGCTGAAGTAGATGGGGAGATTTCAGCATCACATGTCAGTCGAATGCTGAATTACATCGAACAGGAGAT CATTGGGCCAGACGGCTTGATCAAGGTGAATGATTTTACCCAGAATCCACGGGTCAGGTTGGAGTAG